The Zhihengliuella sp. ISTPL4 genomic interval GCCCGCCTCGCGCTGGTGCTTGGTGGCGGTGTACCCGTCGGCTTCGGCGGCGAACTCGGCTTCCTGCAGTTCGACGTAGGCGCTCATGGCGCGCTCGGCGTAACCGCGGGCGAGGTCGAACATGGAGTGGTTCAGGGCGTGGAATCCGGCCAGCGTGATGAACTGGAACTTGTAGCCCAGGTCTGCCAGCTCCTGCTGGAACGTCGCGATCTCGGCGTCCGACAGGTGGCGCTTCCAGTTGAAGCTCGGCGAGCAGTTGTAGGCCAGGAGCTTACCGGGGAACTGCGCGTGGATCGCCGCGGCGAACTCCCGTGCCAGCGCGATATCCGGCTCCCCGGTCTCGACCCAGAGCAGGTCGGCGTAGGGGGCGAACGCGAGGCCGCGACTGATGACCGACTCGATGCCGGGGCGGATCCGATAGAAGCCCTCGGACGTGCGCTCGCCGGTGGTGAACTCGCGGTCGCGCTCGTCGACGTCGCTTGTGAGGAGGTCGGCGGCGAGAGCGTCGGTGCGGGCGATGATGACGGTCGGCACGCCCGCGACGTCCGCCGCGAGGCGGGCCGCGTTCAGCGTGCGGATGTGCTGCTGCGTGGGCACGAGCACCTTGCCGCCGAGGTGGCCGCACTTCTTCTCGCTGGCCAGTTGGTCCTCCCAGTGGATGCCGGCGGCGCCGGACTGGATGAGCGACTGTGCGAGCTCGTAGGCATTGAGCGGCCCGCCGAAGCCCGCCTCGGCGTCGGCGACGATCGGCGCGAGCCAGTCCTGCGTGACCTCGCCCTCCGCGTGCTCGAGCTGGTCCTGCCGCAGCAGGGCGTTGTTGATGCGACGCACGACCGCCGGCACCGAGTTCGCGGGGTAGAGCGACTGGTCGGGGTAGGTCTGTCCGGCGAGGTTGCCGTCCGCGGCGACCTGCCAGCCGGAGAGGTAGATGGCCTTCAGCCCGGCGCGCACCTGCTGCACGGCCTGGCCTCCCGTGTAGGCGCCGAGAGCCCGGATGTAGTCCTCCGTGTGGAGGAGGTTCCAGAGGTTCTCCGCGCCCCGGTGGGCGAGGGTGGCGTCCTCGCGGACCGAGCCGCGGATGCGGATGACGTCCTCGGCGGAGTAGGTGCGCTCGACGCCGTCCCACCGCGGGTCGGTGTCCCAGATCTCCTGGAGCTCGGCGGCCGTCTGAACCTGGTCGCCGGCGCGCAGACCGGCGGGACGCAGCGTCGGGGTGTGGGCAGTGTTCGTCATGGTGTCTCCTCGTCGAGTGGGCCGCTGAGCCTGTCGAAGCGTCCAGCGGTGTGGCGTGGTTCCACTGTGTGTGAACTTCTGTCCCATCGACGACCGAGGGAGGAGAGAAGATCAGCCGAAATTCTGTTTCTGTGACAGAATGCTTCGACAAGCTCAGCAACCCCGGGTGGCGAGTGGGTGAACCAGCGGCGAGGAGGCCACGATGCCCGAGGCAGAACAGACCGACGCCCTCACCGTCGGGCGACGTATCCGCCAGCTGCGCACAGCGCGGGGGCTGACGCTCGAGGAACTCGCCGCCGCGGTCGATCGGGCGCCGAGCCAGATGTCGATGATCGAGACCGGCAAGCGCGAGCCGAAGCTCACGCAGCTCCAGGCCATCGCGCGTGCCCTCGGGGTGACCATCGACGCGCTGCTCACGGGGGAGCCGCTCGACGAGCGCAGCGCGATCGAGATCGCCCTGGAGCGCGCCATGAAGGGGCAGACGTTCCAGGCGCTGGGCATCGCGCCGTTCCGCATCGGCAAGACCGTGCCGACGGAGGCGCTGAAGGCGCTGCTGGCGCTGCAGGGGGAGATCGACCGGCTCAAGGACGAACGCGCCGCGACACCGGAGGAGGCCCGGCGGGCCAATGTCGAGCTCCGGCACCTGATGCGCCGACAGGACAACCACTTCGCCGAGTTGGAGGCCAAGGCGGCCGAACTGCTCGCGGCGGTCCGGCACCCCGGCGGTCCGCTCACGCAGCGCACCGCTTCCGAGATCGCCGCGCACCTCGGCTTCACCCTGCACTACGCGCCCGACCTGCCGCAGACGACCCGAAGCGTCGCCGACCTCGCGAACGGCCGGCTGTACCTGTCG includes:
- the aceA gene encoding isocitrate lyase, coding for MTNTAHTPTLRPAGLRAGDQVQTAAELQEIWDTDPRWDGVERTYSAEDVIRIRGSVREDATLAHRGAENLWNLLHTEDYIRALGAYTGGQAVQQVRAGLKAIYLSGWQVAADGNLAGQTYPDQSLYPANSVPAVVRRINNALLRQDQLEHAEGEVTQDWLAPIVADAEAGFGGPLNAYELAQSLIQSGAAGIHWEDQLASEKKCGHLGGKVLVPTQQHIRTLNAARLAADVAGVPTVIIARTDALAADLLTSDVDERDREFTTGERTSEGFYRIRPGIESVISRGLAFAPYADLLWVETGEPDIALAREFAAAIHAQFPGKLLAYNCSPSFNWKRHLSDAEIATFQQELADLGYKFQFITLAGFHALNHSMFDLARGYAERAMSAYVELQEAEFAAEADGYTATKHQREAGTGYFDVISTALNPDSATLALAGSTEAAQFH